The nucleotide window GAAGGGCCGGTCATGGGTGATCTCCACCACCAGCCGCCGCCAGCTCTTGTATCCGCCGACGATGGTATCGCTGCGCCAGCCCACCTGCGCGAGGATGGTCGAGAACGATCCAGACCGCTGCCCGCCGCGCCAGCAATAAACCAGGGGCCGCCATCCGCCGCCCTTGTCCGCCAGCGGGCCTTCCAGATGCGCCGCGGCATTGCGCGCCACCAGTGCGGCGCCGATCTTGCGCGCGAGGAAGGGCGATTGCTGCTTGTAGATCGTACCCACCCGCGCCCGCTCGGCATCATCCAGCACCGGCAGGCTGATCGCGCCGGGAACATGGTCCTCGGCGTATTCGGCAGGAGAACGCACGTCGATGATCGCATCGACGCCAAGGCGCAGAAGGTCGTTGATGGAGGCAAGGGTCACCGGCATCGCCCAGCCTTAGCGCAGCGCGCCGCGGACCGCCAGCGCCGGCTTAATAGACTGCCACCTGCGTTCCGATCGGCACCCGGTTGTAGAGGTCGATCACATGCGAATTCACCATGCGGATGCAGCCGTTCGAGACGGCGCTGCCGATGGATTGCGGCTCTGTCGTGCCGTGGATGCGGATCGCGGTGTCATGGCCGTTCTGGTAGAGGTACAGCGCCCGCGCGCCCAGCGGGTTGGTCGGCCCGCCCGGCATCCCGTCGGCATATTTGGCGTAACGCCCCGGGCTGCGCGCGATCATCTCGGGCGTCGGGCGCCAGCTCGGCCATTCCACCTTGCGCGCCACCTCGGCCATGCCGCGGAACTTCAGCTCGGCCCGGCCCACCGCCACGCCATAGCGGATGGCCACGCCGGGACGGTCGATGAAGTAGAGAAAGAACTTGTCCGACAGGATGGTGATCGACCCGACCGGCAGGTCGCGGCGTACCCGTACCTCCTGCGGCATGAACTCGGGGGCGATCACCGGAGGTGCCTCGGTTGCCGCGCGCAGCGGCAGGGCAGCAAGCGCGGCGCTGGCGGCAACGCCGCCAAGCACGCTGCGACGGGCGATCATGGGCAAGGTCATCGGGGCATTCCCTCTGCGATGGCGAGACTGTAGCAAACGCCTTCGCCACCGCACAAGTTCCGGGAATCCTTACTGGAACGCGCAGCCGGTCTTCACGCCCAGCTTGCGGAAGATGATCGCCGCGGGACAAAATCCGGTGAAGGCCGATTGCAGCAGGTTCAGCCCGATGAACACGGTGAACCAGACGAATAGCGGCGAGACCCACAGCGTCAGCAGCACGCTCAGCAGGGTCATCACACCGGCAAAGGCCAGCACGGCACGGTCGAGGGTCATCAGGGCAACTCCATGTCAAGGACGCAGGCCCATCAAATACTATTGGCGGGTATCAAATTCAATATACAGAATATGATGCCCGCCATCACGATCTGTCGCAGGAGGGTACGAATCGGTCGCTTTGCCGCACCGCTCGAATGGTTTCCGCACAATTTGACGACAGGTTCGCACAAAAAGTCGGCATCTGCGCGCCAGCGCCACAAATCCGCCATACACTGCCCCGGCGGCACATGCCCACGGTTCCCACACCGCCCCGCAGTTGCAAACCTGATCTCCGGGACGCCACGGCGGCCCAACGGGATGCGGTGGGGGGAACGGGAAACCGGCACCACGCAAGATGCAACAACGATTGGCGCGGGGTCACCCGGAATTCTTGGATTCCGGTAGCGGGGAGCTCTGTCCTTGCGCACCATTTATAAGAGGGATGAAGACGGTCATGACCTTCAAGGCCAAGACGATGTTCAAGGCGGGCATTGCCTCGCTGCTGCTGTCCACCGCGGCCATCGCGCAGGATGACACCATCAAGGTGGGCGTCCTGCATTCGCTGTCGGGCACGATGGCGATCTCGGAGACCACGCTCAAGGACGTGATGCTGATGCTCATCGACGAGCAGAACAAGAAGGGCGGCATCAACGGCAAGATGCTGGAAGCCGTCGTCGTCGACCCGGCCTCCGACTGGCCGCTCTTCGCCGAAAAGGCGCGCGAGCTGATCGAGGCGAACGGCGTCGACGTGGTCTTCGGCTGCTGGACCTCGGTGTCGCGCAAATCCGTGCTGCCGGTCTTCGAGGAGCTGAACTCGATCCTGTTCTACCCGGTGCAGTACGAAGGCGAGGAAAGCCAGAAGAACGTCTTCTACACCGGCGCCGCCCCGAACCAGCAGGCGATCCCGGCGGTGGATTACCTGATGGCCGAGGAGGGCGTGGAACGCTGGGTGCTGGCCGGCACCGACTATGTCTACCCGCGCACCACCAACAAGATCCTTGAAGCCTATCTGATCGGCAAGGGCGTCGCCCCCGAAGACATCATGGTCAACTACACGCCCTTCGGCCATTCCGACTGGCAGACGATCGTGTCCGACATCAAGACCTTCGGCTCGGCCGGCAAGAAGACTGCCGTCGTCTCCACCATCAACGGCGATGCCAACGTGCCGTTCTACAAGGAGCTCGGCAACCAGGGCGTGTCCGCCGAAGACATCCCCGTCGTCGCCTTCTCGGTCGGCGAGGAAGAACTGGCCGGCCTCGATACCGCGCCGCTGGTCGGCCACCTGGCCGCCTGGAACTACTTCATGTCGGTCGACACCCCCGAGAATGCCGAGTTCATCGAGAAGTGGAAAACCTTCATCGGCGACGACAAGCGCGTGACCAATGACCCGATGGAAGCCCATTACATCGGCTTCAACATGTGGGTGAAGGCGGTCGAGGCGGCTGGCACCACCGATGCCGATGCCGTCATCGACGCGCTGCCCGGCATCGAGGTTCCCAACCTGACCGGCGGCACCTCGGTGATGCTGGCCAACCACCACATCACCAAGCCGGTCCTGGTCGGCGAGATCCAGGATGACGGCCAGTTCGACGTGGTCTGGGAAACCGACGGCCTTGTCGAGGGCGATGCCTGGTCGGACTTCCTGCCCGAAAGCGCCGTGCTCACCTCGGACTGGGTCGAGCTGAAATGCGGCAACTACAACACCGAGACAAAGACCTGCGGCGGCGCTTCCAACTGACGCAGGCACCAGGGGCGCGATACCTGCCGCAAGGCTGTTGTCGCGCCCCGACGAATCCGCAGCAGAGGGCGGCGCAGGCCGTCCTCTCTGCCCCTCCCCCTTTCCGGCCCCTAGGCGGATTTGCCATGTCCTTTCTGCGCGCCTGTCTTCTGGCCCTGCTGCTGCCGCTGCTCGCCGCCCCTGCCTTGGCGCAGACGGCCGAATTTGACGCCCTCGTCACCAGCCTGCCCGAAGGCAGCTATGGCGAGCGCGGCGCCGTGGTCGGCGCCATCGCCCTTACCGGCGATCCGCGGGCCGAAGCGGTCCTGACCGCGCTTCTGGACGGTACCCTCGGTGTCATCGAGGCGACCGGCCAGGTCGTCACCCTGACCCCGGCCCCCGCCGATGCGCTGACCGGAGCCGCCGTGGAAGGGCCGGCCGCCAAGATCCGCGTCAACAACGGCCTGCGCCGCGACATCCGTGCCGCGCTGGGCATCCTCACCCTGGCGGACCCCGACCCCGCCAAGCGCCTCGCCGCCGCCGATGCCGCCTTCCGCGCCCCCGATGCCGCGCAATACGATCTGCTCGATGCCGCCTTCGCCCGCGAGGAGAACCCCGCCGTCAAATCCCGCCTGGCCGAGGCCCGCGCCGTCGCCATCCTGGCGGGTGACTTCTCCGATGCCGACAAGCGCGAGGCCATCGACATCATCGCGGATCGCGGCGATGCCGACGCGCAGCGCATCCTCACCCCCTTTGCCGCCTCGGCAGATCTCGAGATCGCCCAGGCCGCCACCGCCGCCCTCACTGCCATCCAGCAATCGCGGATGCTCTGGGGCTATGCGCAGAACATCTGGTATGGCCTGTCGCTCGGCTCGGTGCTGCTGCTGGCCGCCATCGGCCTTGCCATCACCTTCGGGGTGATGGGCGTCATCAACATGGCGCATGGCGAGCTGGTGATGCTGGGTGCCTACACCACCTATGCCGTGCAGGAAGCCATCCGCCAGAACGCGCCGGGCCTCTTCGACTGGTCTTTGCTGATCGCCGCCCCGCTGGCCTTTCTGGTCGCGGGCGCCGTCGGCGTCGCCATCGAGCGCGGCATCGTCCGCCACCTCTATGGCCGCGCGCTGGAAACGCTGCTGGCCACCTGGGGCGTCAGCCTGATCCTGCAGCAATCCGTCCGTTCCATCTTCGGGCCCAACAACCGCGAGGTCGGCAACCCCTCCTGGATGTCGGGCAGCTTCGATGTCGGGCAGATGACCGTCACCTGGAACCGGCTCTGGATCCTCTTGTTCGCCCTGGCCGTCTTCGCCGTGCTGCTCTTCGTGATGAAGCGCACCGCCGTCGGCCTGCAGATGCGCGCCGTGACGCAGAACCGCCCGATGGCGGCCAGCATGGGCATCCGCACCAACTGGGTCGATGCGCTGACCTTCGGCCTTGGCGCCGGCATCGCCGGGCTGGCGGGCGTCGCGCTCAGCCAGATCGACAATGTCAGCCCCAACCTTGGCCAAAGCTACATCGTCGACAGCTTCATGGTCGTGGTCTTCGGCGGCGCCGGCAATATCTGGGGCACGCTGGCGGGCGCCTTCAGCCTCGGCATCGTCAACAAGTTCCTTGAACCCTATGCCGGCGCGGTGCTGGCCAAGATCATCGTGCTGGTCGCCATCATCCTCTTCATCCAGAAACGCCCCCGCGGTCTCTTCGCCGTCAAGGGCCGCGCGGTGGAGGGCTGACCCGGATGCCCGCCTTCCCGCTCGTGCGCGCGCTGCAGTTCGTACCGCCGGTGCCGGTGGCGCCGCCCGCCGACCCCGCCCCAAAGGATCCCAGCGCATGACCTCTTTGATCGACCGCCGCATGGGCATCTTCCTCGCGGGCCTCTTCGTGCTGACCGTCGCCGTCCCCGTCGGCAACCTCGCCTTCGAGGGCAAGGTGGTGCCCAGCTACATCGTCTCGCTTCTGGGCAAATACCTCTGCTACGCCCTCCTCGCCGTGGCGCTGGATCTGGTCTGGGGCTTCTGCGGCATCCTTTCGCTCGGTCACGGCGCCTTCTTCGCGCTGGGCGGCTACGCGATGGGCATGCACCTGATGCGCGAGATCGGCGACCGCGGCGTCTATGCCAACCCCAACCTGCCCGATTTCATGGTCTTCCTCAGCTGGAAGGAGCTGCCCTGGTTCTGGCACGGCTTCGACAATTTCTGGTTCGCCTCGCTGATGGTGATGCTGGTGCCCGGTGCGCTCGCCTTCCTGTTCGGCTGGTTCGCCTTCCGCAGCCGTGTCACCGGCGTGTACCTGTCGATCATCACCCAGGCGATGACCTACGCCCTGCAACTCGCGTTCTTCCGCAACGAGATGGGCTTTGGCGGCAATAACGGCCTGACAGATTTCAAGGACGTGCTGGGCTTCCCGCTGCAATCCGACAGCACCCGTGCCGGGCTGTTCGTCTGCACCGCGACTGCGCTGGCGGCGGGCCTGCTGATCGCCCGCGCCATCACCACATCCAAGCTGGGGATGATCCTCGTCTGCATCCGCGATGCCGAAAGCCGCACCCGGTTCATGGGCTACCGGGTCGAGGGCTACAAGCTGTTCATCTTCGTGGTCTCCGCCATGATGGCCGGGGTGGCCGGCGCGCTCTACACCCCGCAGGTCGGCATCATCAACCCCGGCGAGTTCAGCCCCGCCAACTCGATCGAGATCGTGATCTGGGTCGCGCTCGGCGGCCGCGGAACCCTTGTCGGCGCCGCCCTCGGTGCCATCCTCGTGGCGCTGGCGAAAACCCTCTTCACCGGCTGGTTCCCCGAATTCTGGCTCTTCGCCCTCGGCGGCCTCTTCATCCTCGTCACCCTGTTCCTGCCCAAGGGCGTACTCGGCCTGATCGAGGACACCTTCGCCCGCAAGAAGAAACCCGCCCCCGCATTGCAGGAGGCCAAGGCATGAGCGTCCATCTGCTTCTCGACAGCGTCAGCCGCAGCTTCGACGGCTACAAGGCCATCAACGACCTCTCCCTTGCCGTCGACAAGGGCGAGCTGCGCGCCGTCATCGGCCCCAACGGCGCCGGCAAGACCACGATGATGGACATCATCACCGGTAAGACGCGGCCGGACTCCGGCGGCGTCTGGTGGAACCAGACCGTCGACCTCACCCGCATCG belongs to Frigidibacter mobilis and includes:
- the urtB gene encoding urea ABC transporter permease subunit UrtB, coding for MSFLRACLLALLLPLLAAPALAQTAEFDALVTSLPEGSYGERGAVVGAIALTGDPRAEAVLTALLDGTLGVIEATGQVVTLTPAPADALTGAAVEGPAAKIRVNNGLRRDIRAALGILTLADPDPAKRLAAADAAFRAPDAAQYDLLDAAFAREENPAVKSRLAEARAVAILAGDFSDADKREAIDIIADRGDADAQRILTPFAASADLEIAQAATAALTAIQQSRMLWGYAQNIWYGLSLGSVLLLAAIGLAITFGVMGVINMAHGELVMLGAYTTYAVQEAIRQNAPGLFDWSLLIAAPLAFLVAGAVGVAIERGIVRHLYGRALETLLATWGVSLILQQSVRSIFGPNNREVGNPSWMSGSFDVGQMTVTWNRLWILLFALAVFAVLLFVMKRTAVGLQMRAVTQNRPMAASMGIRTNWVDALTFGLGAGIAGLAGVALSQIDNVSPNLGQSYIVDSFMVVVFGGAGNIWGTLAGAFSLGIVNKFLEPYAGAVLAKIIVLVAIILFIQKRPRGLFAVKGRAVEG
- the urtA gene encoding urea ABC transporter substrate-binding protein, with the translated sequence MTFKAKTMFKAGIASLLLSTAAIAQDDTIKVGVLHSLSGTMAISETTLKDVMLMLIDEQNKKGGINGKMLEAVVVDPASDWPLFAEKARELIEANGVDVVFGCWTSVSRKSVLPVFEELNSILFYPVQYEGEESQKNVFYTGAAPNQQAIPAVDYLMAEEGVERWVLAGTDYVYPRTTNKILEAYLIGKGVAPEDIMVNYTPFGHSDWQTIVSDIKTFGSAGKKTAVVSTINGDANVPFYKELGNQGVSAEDIPVVAFSVGEEELAGLDTAPLVGHLAAWNYFMSVDTPENAEFIEKWKTFIGDDKRVTNDPMEAHYIGFNMWVKAVEAAGTTDADAVIDALPGIEVPNLTGGTSVMLANHHITKPVLVGEIQDDGQFDVVWETDGLVEGDAWSDFLPESAVLTSDWVELKCGNYNTETKTCGGASN
- a CDS encoding L,D-transpeptidase — encoded protein: MTLPMIARRSVLGGVAASAALAALPLRAATEAPPVIAPEFMPQEVRVRRDLPVGSITILSDKFFLYFIDRPGVAIRYGVAVGRAELKFRGMAEVARKVEWPSWRPTPEMIARSPGRYAKYADGMPGGPTNPLGARALYLYQNGHDTAIRIHGTTEPQSIGSAVSNGCIRMVNSHVIDLYNRVPIGTQVAVY
- a CDS encoding YgaP family membrane protein, with product MTLDRAVLAFAGVMTLLSVLLTLWVSPLFVWFTVFIGLNLLQSAFTGFCPAAIIFRKLGVKTGCAFQ
- the urtC gene encoding urea ABC transporter permease subunit UrtC; translated protein: MTSLIDRRMGIFLAGLFVLTVAVPVGNLAFEGKVVPSYIVSLLGKYLCYALLAVALDLVWGFCGILSLGHGAFFALGGYAMGMHLMREIGDRGVYANPNLPDFMVFLSWKELPWFWHGFDNFWFASLMVMLVPGALAFLFGWFAFRSRVTGVYLSIITQAMTYALQLAFFRNEMGFGGNNGLTDFKDVLGFPLQSDSTRAGLFVCTATALAAGLLIARAITTSKLGMILVCIRDAESRTRFMGYRVEGYKLFIFVVSAMMAGVAGALYTPQVGIINPGEFSPANSIEIVIWVALGGRGTLVGAALGAILVALAKTLFTGWFPEFWLFALGGLFILVTLFLPKGVLGLIEDTFARKKKPAPALQEAKA